Genomic segment of Rattus norvegicus strain BN/NHsdMcwi chromosome 7, GRCr8, whole genome shotgun sequence:
AGAAGGTCTTACTTCTGCCATGGGATGAAGGGATCTTCAGGACAGTGGAAAGGATGTAGGCATAGGAAACCAGAATGATGGTTATGGTGGAAATGATGATGAGAGCAGAGAGACTAAACAGCACAATCTCATTCACAAAGGTGTCAACACACGAGATCTTGATGAGAGCtgggacatcacagaaaaagtggtCCAGTCTGTTTTCTCCACAGAAACGCAAGCTGAAGGTGAATCCTGTTTGCACCATGGAGTTGATGCATCCACAGATATAGGAGCCAGCCACCAAACGAATACAAGCTGGTTGAGACATATGGACAGGGTACAGGAAAGGTgagcaaatggctgagaagcggTCATATGCCATCACAGCCAGAAAGAAACCCTCTGTTCCAAcaaaaagagcaaagaaaaagaactgtgtTGCGCATTCATtatatgaaattttcttttcctttgataaaAATGTAGCTAGAGTTTTGGGTGCAATGACTGTGGAATAGCAGAGATCTAAAAAGgataaattttggagaaagaaataCATTGGTGTATGAAGTCTGGAGTCTATTTTAATGACAGTTAACATGCTGATGTTTCCCAATACAATGACCAGATAGATAAGCAAGAACAGTAAGAACAAGGGAACCCTTGCTTCTGAAGATGTCCAGAATCCCAGCAGAATAAAGTCTGTCAGCTCAGTATCATTGCTGCTCTGCTGCAGTTTCATAATTGAGACCTATCTGACAAAATAGATCACAGAGCAGTGTGGTCATGTTGTGGTTCATGTTGAGGATAGGACTGCAATTGTAAATTGATGCAGCTTCAGTCATTTACTTGGTTTAGACAATATACTGCCAAAAACTAATCTGTTCATTATCACGAAGATAGTAAGCCCCAATAGAAAGTGAGAAATGTGAGTAGAAGATGCCTACGAAAGTTTGAAATGCTTTCCAAAGTTTCAGTACATTAAAGTTCATATCTGTCCAATGAGTGCTTTTAATATATGCTGTATGAGGTTGTTTTGAGAATTGTATAAAGCACAGTCTAAAGCAGTAGTATTAATAATTACCAAAACATACTAGAAATTTAATAGTGGTGAATTGCTTAAACacataaagatattttaaattttgaaatgggATATTGGGTGAATCTTCATCCCCACAACAAAAGAAGTtcatttggtttctttaaaataataagtaataacagaaaaaaatctgaaaatctgaaagagagcaaggaaggaaaTCTGCAAAACTTTGGAGGAGGGAAACAGAAGTGGAcatgatgtaattacattataatctcaaaaataaaagaaataaaaatatggcC
This window contains:
- the Or9r3b gene encoding olfactory receptor Olr1067, which codes for MKLQQSSNDTELTDFILLGFWTSSEARVPLFLLFLLIYLVIVLGNISMLTVIKIDSRLHTPMYFFLQNLSFLDLCYSTVIAPKTLATFLSKEKKISYNECATQFFFFALFVGTEGFFLAVMAYDRFSAICSPFLYPVHMSQPACIRLVAGSYICGCINSMVQTGFTFSLRFCGENRLDHFFCDVPALIKISCVDTFVNEIVLFSLSALIIISTITIILVSYAYILSTVLKIPSSHGRSKTFSTCGSHIAVVSLFYGTVFFMYAQPGSISSPEKSKIVAVFYTLIIPMLNPLIYSLRNTEVKNALKKILLRKLLWH